Genomic window (Streptomyces sp. LX-29):
GTCCTCGTGCGGCCACACCTTGGTGAGGTCGAACGGGTTGAAGCGGTAGGTCGCCGCCTCGTCCGCCGGCATGATCTGCACCTGCACGGTCCAGGTCGGGAACTCGCCGCGCTCGATGGCCGTGCGCAGGTCGCGCTGGTGACTGTCCGGGTCCTGACCCGCCAGCACGGCCGCGTCCTCAGCCGTCAGGTTCCTGATGCCCTGGTCGGTCTTGAAGTGGTACTTGACCCAGAAGACCTCGCCGTCGGCGTTGTTCCACTGGTAGGTATGCGAGCTGTAGCCGTTCATGTGGCGGTACGAGGCGGGGATGCCCCGGTCGCCGAAGAGCCAGGTCACCTGGTGGGTCGACTCGGGCGACAGGCTCCAGAAGTCCCAGACGTTGTCCGCCTCCTGCGAGCCCGTGTACGGGTCGCGCTTCTGGGTGTGGATGAAGTCGGGGAACTTGATGGCGTCCTTCACGAAGAACACCGGGGTGTTGTTGCCGACGAGGTCGTAGTTGCCCTCCTCGGTGTAGAACTTCAGCGCGAAGCCGCGCGGGTCGCGCACCGCGTCCGCCGAACCGAGGTTGCCCGCCACCGTCGAGAAGCGCAGGAAGGTCTCGGTCTGCTTGCCGACCTCGGACAGGAACGCGGCGCGGGTGTACCGCGTCACGTCGGCGGTCACGGTGAAGGTGCCGTACGCGCCGGCGCCCCGCGCGTGCACGACCCGCTCGGGGATGCGCTCGCGGTTGAAGTGCGCCAGCTTCTCCAGCAGGTGCTGGTCCTGGAGCAGCACCGGGCCGCCGACGCCCGCGGACTCGCTGTTCTGGTTGTCGGCGACCGGAGCCCCGGCCTCCGTGGTGAGCGGTCCGGTGATCTCGCCCTGAGCGGTCACGTGAGCCTCCTGCGTCTCGTCCTGTCCCTTGGCCTGCGCCGAGGTCGATCCTACATTGGACATTGTCTAAGTCAAGAAGATCTGGAAAGTCATACGGGATCCGGCCATGGACGAGCCACTGGTACCCTGGCCTTATCTGACTGATGGGTGAATGGCATGAGTGACCTGCTGGAACGACTCCGAGGACGCGGCTGGAGGCTGACCGCACAGCGACGGGTCGTCGCCGAGGTCCTCGACGGGGACCACGTGCACTACACCGCCGACGAAGTCCACGCCCGCGCGGCCGAGCGGCTGCCCGAGATCTCGCGCGCGACCGTCTACAACACGCTGGGCGAGCTGGTGTCGCTCGGCGAGGTTCTCGAGGTCAGCACGGACGGCCGCGCCAAGCGGTACGACCCGAACGCCCACCACGCCCACCAGCACCTGATCTGCTCGCGCTGCGGCACGATCCGCGACGTCCACCCGGCCGGCGACCCACTCGCCGACCTGCCCACGGAGGAACGATTCGGCTTCGCGGTCTCCGCGGTCGAGGTCACCTACCGCGGCCTCTGCCCCGACTGCTCCTGAGCCCGTCCTCCGGCCACGCGCGGCCGGAGGTCGACGGCCCGCGCGGGGGCCGTCCGCCCTGCGCGGGGTGACACCACGGAACGCGACCGCTTCTCCGCGGGGCGCAGGCGTCTCCGCGGGCGGGACGTGTCCTCCGCGAGCGACACGCGTCTCCGCGGGGCGCGAAACGGCGAAGGGCCCGGATCCTGAGGATCCGGGCCCTTCGCCTTCAGTAGCGGGGACAGGATTTGAACCTGCGACCTCTGGGTTATGAGCCCAGCGAGCTACCGAGCTGCTCCACCCCGCGTCGGTGAACCAACCTTAACCCGCTTCACGAGAGCAGAGCAAATCGCTTCCACCACCCCATGGGGCGCACGGGGATCGGAACGCCGGGGATAGGGCGGCCGACGCCGGCGTGCGCCACCGCGCTCGGGGCGCGGAGGGCGCACGGACCAGTCGGCTCGGGCGCCCTCCGGCAGCCGCCGCACCGCCGGGTGAGCGCGGTGCGGCGCGGCGGCGGGTGGCCGCGCGGCGCCCCAGGGGGCCGGGTACGCACGCCATCAGTGATGGCCATCGCGCGGCCGGAAGGCGTTCCTCAGTGGGCGGGCCGGAACGGGGCGCTGCCAAGGCGGCCGTACCCGCATGACAGCGGTGCGGCCGCCCCCTCCGGCCCCGGACTCGTATCGGCGCCGCGCGGACGGCGGACACCGCCGCGCCCGGCCGCGCGGGGCGGAGTACCGCCACAGCCGCCGTCAACCGCTGGACGGCGGGCGGCGAGTGGGGATCAGCGATCAGCGAGAGGACGCGGAAATCGGTTGTCAGGTCGTCGGGCAGTCAGCCCGTCAGCCCGTCAGGCCGTGAGCTCCTGCTGGAGGGCGTCCCGGAGGCGAGCGGCCCGCTCGGCGACCTCCGCCGGGCCCAGCTCCACGGCGCGGGCACACCACTGCTGCCCCTCGACGAGGTGGCCGCGGCGGGCCGAGAGAAGGGCCAGACGGAGGGCTGCCCGACCGTGGCCTGCCTCGGCGGCGCGCACCCACCACACGGCGGCCTCGGGCTCGCTGCCCTCCCGCGCGAGGAGCAGGCCGAGGTTGAAGGCGCCGTTGCTGCTGCCCGCCTCGGCCGCGGTGCGGTACCAGCGGGCCGCCTCGACGACCTCGCCCCGCGCGGCGGCGAGCATGCCGACGCGCACCTGGGCGCGCCGGTGGCCCTGGCGAGCGGCACGCTCGTACCACTCCTCGTACTCGGGGCGGGGGTCCTCGGCGTCGCCGCCGGTCCTGGCCCCCTTGGCGGCCTTGGCCCCCTTGGCGCCCTTCCCGCCCTTCTCGGTCCGGTCGCCCTTGTCGCCCTTGTCGCCCTTGTCCGTCCGGTCGGACCGGCCCGCCCTACCGGTGGGCCCATCGGACGCGTCCGGCTGACCAGCCGCCTTGGCAGCGTTGTCAGAACGGTCGCCCCCGGTCCCCTTGGCCGTGCCGGCGGCTCTGGCCGCCTTCTCCCGGGCCTCCTCGTCGGCCGCCGCGCGGTCCAGCAGCGCACCCAGTCGGAAGGCGGCCTCCGCGCTGCCGCCGTCCGCCGCGCAGCGCAGGTGCCGCTCGGCCGCGGCGTCGTCGCCGTCCCTCAGGAGGGCGATGGCGACCTGGAGGGCCGCCTCGGTGTGCCCGGCGGTGGCGGCCCGCTCGTACCACTGGTGCGCCAGCGCGTCCTCGCCGCGACCGGCGTGCAGGATGCCGAGGTTGAAGGCGGCGTCGACGCTGCCCGCCTCGGCCGCCTTGGAGAACCACGGCTCGGCGCCGGCCGCGTCACCGCGCTGGAGGAGCAGCACCGCCAGCGCGTTGGCGGCCTCGCGGTGCCCGGCGTAGGCGGCACGGCGGTACCACTGCTCGGCCTGGGCGGCGCGGCCCTGCTCGGCGCAGAGCAGCCCGAGGTTGTAGGCGCCGTTGGTGTCACCGGCGTCGAGCGCCGCGCGGTACCAGCGCTCGGCGGTCTGGGTCTCGCCACGGTCGGCGTGCAGCGCACCCAGCGCGTTGGCCGCGTTGCCGTCGCCGTCCTGGGCCGCGCGGTGCCACCAGACGGCCGCGCTGTCGGCGTCACCGGCGTCCCGCAGCAGGAAGCCGAGCGCGCAGGCGGCGCGGGCCTCGCCGTCCTTGGCGGACATCAGATACCAGCGGCCGGCCTCGCGGGTGTCGCCGCGCTCCTCCAGGAGCGTGCCGAGGTGCAGGGCGGCGCGCCGGTGGCCGCGGGCGGCGGCCTGCCGGTACCACTGCTCGGCCTCCGGCTCGCGGGCCCGGGCCAGCGTGTCGTGCGGGGCGCTGGACGGGCCGCGCTCGGGGTCGGGCTCGCGCTGGTCGAGGATGCGGGCGAGGCGGTACGCGGCCTCGCGGTGGCCGTGCTCCGCGGCGGCCCGGAACCAGCGCTCCGCGCCGATGTCGCTGCGGTGCTCCAGCAGGTCGGCGAGGGCGTACGCGCCCAGGGCGTGGCCGGACTCGGCGGACTGGCGGAGCCAGTACTCGGCGGCGGGCTCGTCGCCCTGCTCGCGGTGGTGGCGTCCGAGCGCGTGCGCGGCCGCGGCCGAACCGGCGACGGCGGCGATGCGCCACCAGTTGGCGGCTTCCTCGGTGGAGCCGCGCTGGTGCAGAAGGACCCCGAGGTTGTTGGCGGCGGCGCGGTCGCCCGCGGTGGTGGCGGCGCGCAGGAACGGCTCGGCTCCGTCCAGGTCGCCCCGGCGCAGCAGCAGCGCGCCGAGCACGCTCATGGAGGCGGTGTCACCCGCCTCGGCTCCCGTGCGGTACCGCGTCTCGTCTTCGGCGTCCTCACGCGCGTGCAGATACCGCCCTGTCTCCAACAGACTTGCCCTGTCCCCCATAAATTCCATCGTCGCACCACCCGCAACCCGCGTACACCTGGTATACCGCAGCCAGTGAGGTCACTTCAGCGTTTTGTCGACATGCCCACAGAGAGATAAGTCAAACGCGAGAACCCCCGTTACCTGGTGCACGACACACGACAAGGCCCGGATCCTTTGAGGATCCGGGCCTCGTCCTTTAGTAGCGGGGACAGGATTTGAACCTGCGACCTCTGGGTTATGAGCCCAGCGAGCTACCGAGCTGCTCCACCCCGCGCCGTTGTGTGTTTACCGTACCACGGCGCGGGATGGGGCCTTCAGCTCTCCTCTGACCTGCCCTTCTCCTCGGGCTTCTGGTCCTGTTGACCGTCCGAGCCGCCCTCCGGCTTCTGGTCCTGCTGCGCGTCCGCCGCCTTCTGGGCCTTGTCGGCGCGGTCCAGCGCCGCCTTCAGGTCCTTCTGGGCCTGCTCGTACGCGGACCAGTCCGGGCCGCCCTCCGCCTGGAGCGCCTTCTGGCCCTCCTCGTACGCCTTCTGCGCGTCGTCCAGGGCCTGCTGCACCGACGGGTTGGTGGAGCCCGGCCGCGAGCTGTCGCCGCCCGGTGGCTCCTCACTCGGTGCGTCGGGTGCCTTGGTCTGGTCGAAGACGGCGTCCAGGGCTTCGCCCAGGGTGTTCTCGAACTTCGTCTTGCCGTTGTACGAGACACCCACCCGCTTCAACAGCGGGTAGGCGTTGCGGCCTTGGGCGTAGACGGGCTCGATGTACAACATCCCGCCTTCGAGTGGCACGGTCAGCATGTTGCCGTAGGCGATGCTGGAGTCGGCGCCCTTGAGGTCGCGGACGAAAGTGGCCACCTTGTTCAGGCTGTTGAGCTTGTTCTGCACCTGCTCCGGGCCGTCCACGTCCTTGGTCACCCGCAACAGCCTTATCTTGCCGTAGTCCTTGCTGGCGGCATCGGCGTCGACCGCCATGAACGCCCCCAGGTTGGGGCGCCCGCTGGGGGTGAAGGTCGTCGTCAGCGAGAACTTCTGCTCGGTCTGCCCGGGCATCTTCATGCTCAGGTAGTACGGCGGGACGGCGCTGTCGCCACGGGTGGTGGTCGGGTCGTTCGGCACCTGCCAGGCGTCACTGCCGCTGTAGAACTGCGTCGGGTTGGTGACGTGGTAGCGGGTGAGCAGCTCACGCTGGACCTTGAACAGGTCCTGCGGGTAGCGCAGGTGCTCCATCAGGCTGTCGCTGATCTCGTCCTTGGACTTGACCGTGCCCGGGAACGCCTTCTTCCAGGTCTTGAGGACCGGGTCCTCGGTGTCCCACTCATAGAGGTCGACCGTGCCGTCGTAGGCGTCGACGGTCGCCTTCACCGAGTTGCGGATGTAGTTGACCTTGTTCTGCTGCGCGACCACCTCACGCTGCCCGTCGGTCAGCGAGTCGGCCGTGGTGTCCCCCAGCGTCGTGCGGGACGCGTACGGGTAGCCGTTGGTGGTGGTGTAGGCGTCGACGATCCACTGGATCCGGCCGTCGATCACCGCCGGGTAGGCGTCGCCGTCGATGGTCAGCCACGGGGCGACCGCCTCGACGCGCTCCTTGGGCGTGCGGTTGTAGAGGATCTTCGAACCCTTGCCGA
Coding sequences:
- a CDS encoding tetratricopeptide repeat protein, which translates into the protein MEFMGDRASLLETGRYLHAREDAEDETRYRTGAEAGDTASMSVLGALLLRRGDLDGAEPFLRAATTAGDRAAANNLGVLLHQRGSTEEAANWWRIAAVAGSAAAAHALGRHHREQGDEPAAEYWLRQSAESGHALGAYALADLLEHRSDIGAERWFRAAAEHGHREAAYRLARILDQREPDPERGPSSAPHDTLARAREPEAEQWYRQAAARGHRRAALHLGTLLEERGDTREAGRWYLMSAKDGEARAACALGFLLRDAGDADSAAVWWHRAAQDGDGNAANALGALHADRGETQTAERWYRAALDAGDTNGAYNLGLLCAEQGRAAQAEQWYRRAAYAGHREAANALAVLLLQRGDAAGAEPWFSKAAEAGSVDAAFNLGILHAGRGEDALAHQWYERAATAGHTEAALQVAIALLRDGDDAAAERHLRCAADGGSAEAAFRLGALLDRAAADEEAREKAARAAGTAKGTGGDRSDNAAKAAGQPDASDGPTGRAGRSDRTDKGDKGDKGDRTEKGGKGAKGAKAAKGARTGGDAEDPRPEYEEWYERAARQGHRRAQVRVGMLAAARGEVVEAARWYRTAAEAGSSNGAFNLGLLLAREGSEPEAAVWWVRAAEAGHGRAALRLALLSARRGHLVEGQQWCARAVELGPAEVAERAARLRDALQQELTA
- a CDS encoding Fur family transcriptional regulator — its product is MSDLLERLRGRGWRLTAQRRVVAEVLDGDHVHYTADEVHARAAERLPEISRATVYNTLGELVSLGEVLEVSTDGRAKRYDPNAHHAHQHLICSRCGTIRDVHPAGDPLADLPTEERFGFAVSAVEVTYRGLCPDCS
- a CDS encoding catalase; this encodes MSNVGSTSAQAKGQDETQEAHVTAQGEITGPLTTEAGAPVADNQNSESAGVGGPVLLQDQHLLEKLAHFNRERIPERVVHARGAGAYGTFTVTADVTRYTRAAFLSEVGKQTETFLRFSTVAGNLGSADAVRDPRGFALKFYTEEGNYDLVGNNTPVFFVKDAIKFPDFIHTQKRDPYTGSQEADNVWDFWSLSPESTHQVTWLFGDRGIPASYRHMNGYSSHTYQWNNADGEVFWVKYHFKTDQGIRNLTAEDAAVLAGQDPDSHQRDLRTAIERGEFPTWTVQVQIMPADEAATYRFNPFDLTKVWPHEDYPPIEIGKLELNRNPQNIFAEVEQSIFSPAHFVPGIGPSPDKMLQGRLFAYGDAHRYRVGINADHLPVNRPHATEARTHSRDGFLYDGRHGGRKNYEPNSFGGPTQIDRPLWQPIAVTGHTGDHVAPSHAEDDDFVQAGNLYRLMSEDEKERLIANLAGFIAQVSRDDIVQRAIENFRQADADYGKRLETAVQALRG